A window from Plasmodium relictum strain SGS1 genome assembly, chromosome: 7 encodes these proteins:
- a CDS encoding gamma-tubulin complex component, putative produces MNLNSNMNINNLTSTNMLNSNGINRNLVNMNNINKITKNTIENGNTYTHKENYSNKININEDVMNYNKNNEYNIRKQNEPKEMRNKNANNFEENLKKKEENFKSITHFAKYLFFIAKKIACTNSNNSNNQYLDDELQKSLVKHLIYKLNKILSSLINFNVLQYNENENIKQEIEYLCLKNSNITLNKIRIMLKKLDESNINYKYILHILLKLKAYEDENRNNEYINNNDPVSHFNVNNNFQNENEKKRNSLNDDSLSLKKKYVNENLKSINKNVIIDENINHSNKNTSFTSENINYINKNNIESREEYGKSRLANKNENGYSLALQNEKIKNESLHNRENVKKDMHEMKNKNENIIHHKNNLVNKSLYANIILNNKFHNLDIEENFILRDLIYPLQGINGEYIKFNKKENIFCVYNRKVSIGTHHLINNISNVGILFRKIKKYVNVSNNDSKKISIYDDNNSDLSNYEISSNDNSNINNNNNYINENVENDFENKKLICPDKNLSKNQIIKNKKNISVVKKGSLVIDALYQIIREYINEYYKLLSYIESDINEHIHKNTVYIGIKKLYILLQESYKILRVLVNVIDESLRNIGCNFLSFLYSKSQTYDYEEQKIYKKILQKCIKPINEILKKWIEKGILKDKYSETFISTNNNVSSEEIWLHKFYLNYNNIPLFLSVNTAKKILLTGKSVYLINFFGNSKNIGDNEYSNNNNSNIMNTMSSIKIHINQRNGILSNNSTNNNIISNKALKNINNQNNNVLDNYSSSEEENIMDIFSVNDINIYIDNIDYYIKKISDKKNKKLISILIKKYDLYDHFKAFRHFLLLVDGDLFETIFDNMKTDLYMNAEELKRHYLNSKLDLCVKSSSIFTSNQNIIKKLTIEKFNIKRGDIGWDVLVFDFLVEKPLDIIFTKKIKNIYKSINVLLIKLKKILCELSNMWYLFTHLFKIINLVYYNSVFTYCNIIRNEMFHFIQNILSYFYYDVIDTNWQEFKKKIFSCNDLDELIQAHYNYVTQIQYDLFLGSYNDLIATSHNNYSEDESHYLNNSLNTGINDFYNSSNEHHFSCIYNNNDINGNNISKSNKNNIDNETHTCLNKILDIITRFINLTSALISSVCENYAEIKKLTEERKEEKGSFENDIDYINNYINYNIIGEKTIKDIKMLLKYYRNYIYKFICLLLSENKFLYIYSKNSKRDKLYSLRLLASRLDFNLYYVNISKVMESKNSKLNISKQIKMMNK; encoded by the coding sequence atgaatttaaattCAAACATGAATATAAATAACCTTACGTCTACTAATATGTTAAATTCAAATGGAATAAATAGGAATTTggtaaatatgaataatattaataaaataacaaaaaatacgATAGAAAATGGGAATACATATACtcataaagaaaattattctaataaaattaatataaatgaagatgttatgaattataataaaaataatgaatataatataagAAAGCAAAATGAACCTAAAGAAAtgagaaataaaaatgcaaataattttgaagagaacctcaaaaaaaaagaagagaatTTTAAAAGCATAACACATTTtgcaaaatatttatttttcatagcaaaaaaaattgcttgtacaaatagtaataatagtAACAATCAATATCTAGATGATGAATTACAAAAATCTCTAGTAAagcatttaatttataaattaaataaaattctcTCCTcacttataaattttaatgtcTTACAATATAacgaaaatgaaaatataaaacaagAAATCGAATAtttatgtttaaaaaatagtaatatcactttaaataaaatacgTATAATGCTAAAAAAGTTAGATGAAAGTAATATAAACTACAAGTATATTTtgcatatattattaaagttAAAAGCATATGAAGatgaaaatagaaataatgaatatataaataacaatGATCCTGTATCTCATTTTAATgtgaataataattttcaaaatgaaaatgaaaaaaaaagaaattcatTAAACGATGATTCATTAtcattaaagaaaaaatatgttaatgaaaatttaaaaagcatcaataaaaatgttataatagatgaaaatataaatcacTCTAACAAAAATACAAGTTTTACCAGCGAaaacataaattatattaataaaaataacatagaAAGCAGAGAAGAATATGGAAAATCAAGATTAGCAAATAAGAATGAAAATGGGTATAGTCTAGCTTTACAAAatgagaaaataaaaaatgaatcttTACATAATAgagaaaatgtaaaaaaagatatgcatgaaatgaaaaataaaaacgaaaatataattcatcataaaaataatttagtaAATAAAAGTCTATATgcaaatataatattaaataataagttTCATAATTTGGATATTGAagagaattttattttacgaGATTTAATATACCCACTCCAAGGTATTAACggagaatatataaaatttaataaaaaagaaaatattttttgtgtATATAATAGAAAAGTTAGTATAGGAACGcatcatttaataaataatattagtaaTGTAGGAattttatttagaaaaattaaaaaatacgTAAATGTATCTAACAACgatagtaaaaaaattagtatttATGATGATAATAACAGTGATTTATCAAATTATGAAATATCCAGTAATGATAATAGCAAtatcaataataataataattatattaatgaaaatgtaGAGAATGATTtcgaaaataaaaaattaatatgtcCAGACAAgaatttatcaaaaaatcaaataataaaaaataaaaaaaatatatctgtTGTTAAAAAAGGAAGTTTAGTTATTGATGCATTATATCAAATCATAagagaatatataaatgaatattataaattattatcatatatTGAGAGTGATATTAATGAgcatatacataaaaatactGTTTATATtggtataaaaaaattatacatattATTACAAGAgtcatataaaatattacgAGTTCTAGTAAATGTAATAGATGAATCATTAAGAAATATTGgttgtaattttttatcttttttatattctaaatCACAAACATATGATTATGaagaacaaaaaatttataaaaaaattttgcaaAAATGCATAAAGCCgataaatgaaattttaaaaaagtggATAGAAAAAGGTATATTAAAAGATAAGTACAGTGAAACTTTTATATCAACTAATAATAATGTAAGCTCAGAAGAAATATGGttacataaattttatttaaattacaataatattcctttatttttaagtGTTAACACagctaaaaaaatattattaacagGAAAAAGTGTATacttaattaatttttttggaaatagtaaaaatatagGTGATAATGaatatagtaataataataattctaaCATTATGAATACTATGAGTAGTATTAAAATCCATATTAACCAGCGTAATGGTATTTTATCTAATAATTCAACTAACAATAATATTATCTCAAATAAagcattaaaaaatataaataatcaaaataataatgttttAGATAATTACAGTAGTAGTGaggaagaaaatataatggATATATTCTCAGTAAACGACATTAACATTTATATAGATAATAttgattattatataaaaaaaatatcagataaaaaaaataaaaaattaatttctatactaataaagaaatatgaTTTGTATGATCATTTTAAAGCATTTCGTCATTTTCTCCTATTAGTTGATGGAGATTTATTCGAAACCATTTTTGATAATATGAAGACTGATTTATACATGAATgcagaagaattaaaaaggCATTACTTAAATAGTAAACTAGACCTATGTGTAAAATCATCTTCTATTTTTACGTCAAATcaaaatatcataaaaaaattaacaatagaaaaatttaatattaaaagaggAGATATTGGTTGGGATGTTTTAGTTTTTGATTTCTTAGTAGAAAAACCATTAGatattatatttacaaaaaaaataaaaaatatttataaaagtattaaTGTGCTATtaataaaactaaaaaaaattttatgcgAATTATCCAATATGTGGTATTTATTTAcacatttatttaaaattattaatttagtTTATTATAATTCTGTATTTACTTATTGCAACATTATAAGAAATGAAATGTTTCATTTcattcaaaatattttatcatatttttattatgatgTCATTGATACAAATTGGCAGGAattcaaaaagaaaattttttcttgtaATGATCTAGACGAATTAATTCAAGCCCATTACAATTATGTAACTCAAATTCAATATGATTTATTTCTAGGAAGTTACAATGACTTAATTGCCACATCTCATAACAACTATTCTGAGGATGAATCTCATTATCTgaataattcattaaatacaggaataaatgatttttataattcatcTAATGAGCATCATTTTTCttgtatttataataataatgatataaatggaaataatataagtaaatcaaataaaaataatattgataatGAAACACATACttgtttaaataaaatattagatATTATAACTCGATTCATAAATTTAACAAGTGCGTTAATCTCATCTGTTTGTGAAAACTATgcagaaattaaaaaattaacgGAAGAgagaaaagaagaaaaaggaaGCTTTGAAAACGATAttgattatattaataattacattaattataatattattggagaaaaaactataaaagatattaaaatgctattaaaatattatagaaactatatttataaatttatttgtcTTTTGTTAagtgaaaataaatttttgtatatatattcaaaaaacaGTAAAAGAGATAAATTATATTCACTTAGATTATTAGCTTCAAGACtagattttaatttatattatgttAATATATCAAAGGTCATGGAAAGTAAAAATAGTAAACTTAATATTtcaaaacaaattaaaatgatgaacaaataa
- the MAS1 gene encoding mitochondrial-processing peptidase subunit beta, putative, whose product MFKKKFQNIISVINKKNVFSRNYNSYNLAQEIINQPITKVSELPNKLKIATVKNSCEIPTIGIWISSGSKYENKFNNGVAHFLEHMIFKGTKKRNRIQLEKEIENMGAHLNAYTAREQTGYYCKCFKEDIKWCIELLSDILTNSVFDENLIEMEKHVILREMEEVEKSKDEVIFDKLHMTAFRDHPLGYTILGPVENIKNMKRQDIIKYIQKNYTSDRMVLCAVGDVDHEEVVKLAEKNFSHLKPQQKSILKSLDEKPFFCGSEIIIRDDDSGPSAHVAVAFEGVEWKSPDSITFMLMQCIIGSYKKNEEGVLPGKLSANRTINNICNKMTVGCADYFTSFNTCYNNTGLFGFYVQCDEVAVEHALGELMFGITSLSYSITDEEVELAKIQLKTQLISMFESSSTLAEEVSRQILVYGRKITLAEFILRLNEIDTEEVKRVAWKYLHDRDIAVAAIGALHGMPQYTDLRQKTYWLRY is encoded by the coding sequence atgtttaagaAAAAGtttcaaaatattatatctgtgataaataaaaaaaatgttttttctCGTAACTATAATAGTTATAATTTAGCACAAGAAATAATTAACCAGCCTATAACAAAAGTAAGTGAATTAccgaataaattaaaaatagcaACAGTAAAAAATAGTTGTGAAATACCAACTATTGGAATATGGATTAGTAGTGGTagtaaatatgaaaataaatttaataatggAGTAGCTCATTTTCTAGAACATATGATATTTAAAGgaacaaaaaaaaggaatagaATTCAATTAGAAAAAGAGATTGAAAATATGGGAGCTCATTTAAATGCATATACAGCAAGAGAACAAACTGGTTATTATTGTAAATGTTTTaaagaagatataaaatGGTGTATAGAATTATTAAGTGATATTTTAACTAATAGTGTATTtgatgaaaatttaattgaAATGGAAAAGCATGTAATATTAAGGGAAATGGAAGAAGTAGAAAAGTCAAAAGATGAAGTCATTTTTGATAAATTGCATATGACTGCATTTAGAGATCATCCATTAGGATATACCATATTAGGACCagtagaaaatataaaaaatatgaagagACAAGatatcataaaatatattcaaaagAATTATACTTCAGATAGAATGGTTTTATGTGCTGTTGGTGATGTGGATCATGAAGAAGTTGTGAAGTTAgctgaaaaaaattttagtcATTTAAAACCTCAacaaaaaagtattttaaaaagtttaGATGAAAAACCTTTTTTCTGTGGTTCTGAAATTATAATAAGAGATGACGATTCAGGGCCAAGTGCTCACGTAGCTGTTGCATTTGAAGGAGTTGAATGGAAATCTCCTGATTCTATAACATTTATGTTAATGCAATGTATAATTggaagttataaaaaaaatgaagaaggaGTTTTACCAGGAAAATTATCAGCTAATAGAAccattaataatatatgtaataaaatGACAGTAGGCTGTGCTGATTATTTTACTTCTTTTAATACATGTTATAATAATACTGGATTGTTTGGCTTTTATGTTCAATGTGATGAAGTAGCTGTAGAGCATGCACTTGGTGAACTTATGTTTGGAATTACATCATTAAGTTACAGTATAACAGATGAAGAAGTTGAACTAGCCAAAATCCAATTAAAAACACAATTAATCAGTATGTTTGAATCCAGCTCTACATTAGCTGAAGAAGTTTCCAGGCAAATCCTAGTATATGGTCGTAAAATAACATTAGCTGAATTTATTTTAAGATTAAATGAAATTGATACAGAAGAAGTTAAAAGAGTGGCATGGAAATATTTACATGATAGAGATATAGCAGTTGCTGCAATCGGAGCTTTACACGGTATGCCCCAGTACACAGATTTGAGACAAAAAACATACTGGTTAAGATACTAA